The following DNA comes from Candidatus Angelobacter sp..
CTGGTCCTGGCCCTGTGCGACGCTCACCGCCGCGACGATGAATGCCAAGGCGAGTGTTTGAATGTATCTCATGGATTGCCTCCACTCTGTGCAGTGTGTTTGTTGTTGGTCTCCTTCGGAGCGAGCGTGCGCACGTAATTCACGATGTCCCAACGTTGCTCTTCCGAAAATGCTTCCTGAAAAGCGGGCATCGGCGCGTTGCCCGCGCTCATCTTCCAGAAGATCGCTCCGTCCGTTTGTTGCCACATTTTGGAATCGGACAAGTTGCCCGGCTTTCGTTCCAGGGAGGCAGCGGCCGGGCCATCACCCCTTCCGGAAGGCCCGTGGCACGGGAGGCAGCCCACCGTGAAGAGTTCCTTTCCTCGCGCGATTGACTTCTCGTCCGCAGGAGTCGGATTTTGTTTGCGGGCCGCCCTGGCCGGAGCCATCCAGACATTGGTCCCGCTCTTGGGCGCTTCCTGTGCTTCATTGAGGACAGCGCGCGAACCACCTGCTGCGATGAGCAGCACAATCGCGATCGGTACCAACTTCAAAAAACACTTCAAAGGGGCATTCAAACAATAATATTTTTACCAGCTTGACCATGCTCGAATGACGAAAGAGAAGCTACACATTTTTTGTCATTTACCGTGCATATTCTTGTTATGAGAATTACCCCGGGTTCGTATGATAAACGATGTGGATGCCTTGACGAGGCTCACCGGCAAGAACGCAAGCACCTATCTCAAAAAGAACCATCCGAGAGGCAGGACATTGTGCGGACATTTCGAATTGGACCGCGAGCCGGCGGGAGCATGGCCGGGCGTCCCTTTTGGCAGTGGCGGTACAGCGGACGCGAAAGTGGTGGATGCGACAATGGCCAAGGGCATGAGTTTCGTCGCGCGCTGGGGCTCGGCCTGTGGGAAGGCATTTGACGCGCAGCAGTTTCTTGCAGTCCACGCTCAGTTTGATTGGATGAAGGACATCTTGAAAGGCCGCCAAAGCCAGCCTTGGACGGAGTTTCGCGCTGGAGAGTGAAAGCCTTACGACGAGTCGCGTCACTGGCCACCGATTCACGGCAAGGCAACAGATTTTGACCCTGGAGATGAGGGTCGCGCGCTGGTAGAGCGGCGCAAGGTGGGCCCGGTGCAAATTGGAGTTTTCGGAGAACCAAAACTACGCTACTCTTGACCGAGAATGAATTTGTCTGCGTTACCGACCGAAACCAGCGATCCGATCAATGCGCGCATCCTCGCCGTGTCGGAAGACCGCCTCCAGGGCTTTCAGCGTGACCCGCTGGGTGAAATCGCGCGCCAATCCGGTGTGGAGATGTCCGTGGTCATCGAGCGAATCCAGGCGATGCTGCGGTCGGGAACGATCCGCCGGGTGCGGCAAACCCTTCTGGCGACAAATCTGGCCCAGGGCGCGCTCGTCGCCTGGCAGGTGCCGTTGGACAAGCTCGACGCGGCCTTCGATTTCATGTTTCAGAAGGATCCGTTCTCAGGACACATCGTGATCCGCTCGACCGACGCCGCGACGCCCGGTTCGAATTACAAACTGTGGACCACGCTCAAGGTGCCGCAAGGTTTCTCCTTGCGCAGGCACTGCGAATTCCTTTCGCGGCAGACGGGCGCCGAAAAATTCATGCTATTACCGGCCAAACGATTGTTCGCGCTGGGTGTCGGGCACGTGCGGCGTCGCGGCATGGAACCGGGCAGCAAGGCGGATGTGCCCGCCGAGGTCATTGAAGTCACCACGACGACGCTCAACGAACTGGAGTGGCGGATTCTGACGGCGTTGAAGCGTGAATTCGAGGCCTGGGAAATCGGGCCCGACCCCTGGGGCGGGCGCGCCCGCGAGGCAGGCGTTCCGCTGGAAACTTTTCTTGAAGTGGCGGAGGATTTCAACCGGCGCAAGGTCATCGGGCGCTTTTCGACCTTCCTCGAGCACGTCAAGCCGCTGGCGAGCGGAGAGCGTGTCACACGGTTCAACGCGCTGTTTCACTGGGCCGTGCCGGCTGGCCGGGAGATTGAAACGGGACGTGAAGTGGGACGTCATCATATCATGACGCACGCCTACTGGCGGGAAGGCGGGCCGGAGTTTCGCAACGTGAACATCATGGGAGTCGCGCACGGCACGGACAAGGAACTGGTGCTCGCGCACAAGGCGGCGATTGACGAGCACCTGAAGCGGTGCGGCATTCCGGTGAGTTACACAAACGTTTTCTGGGGCGGGCGCAGTGAAATCAAGCCCTCTGAAATCTCGCCGTTTGCCTACCGCGAGTGGTGCCGGAGCGTCGGACTTGATCCCGGTCTGATGAAAGGCTGAGTTGGCCGCAGGACGAGCCTGCGCGGATCATTCACGGCTCGTCCCGACGATTGCTTCCGGCCGGTACATGTCCCGGTTGCTGCCTTGAAACTCGGCCTTGAGGCGGACGCGGAAGCGTGACAAATCCACCAGTTCCCAGTGGAGGAACTTCCACTGGCCTTTTTTTTCTCCATCGTGCTCGATGCCGACGATCAAATGATGGGCATCATCGAGAATCTTGTTTGTCTCCTTCTTCGGCTCGTAATAGAACGTGCGAAAAGTGCTGTCGCGGCTGCCCCGTTCATACAGTTTCGGATCGAGATAAGTGACGCGGCCGGTGGCCTTATCCAGGAGGCGGAGATCGGGGTAACCGGAGTGCTGAATCTTGCCCGACGCGGTTTTCGGCCAGTCACATTCAAATCCTGGAATCCGGTTCAGTTCGTCTTTGATCGCCTTCTCGAAGTGCGCGCTGACCTCGTTGATCCGCTTTTCCTTTTGCGCCGGGCTGCCGGGCGCATTCATCTGCTCCAACACCTTGTCGAGCGCACCGCCGATCCGGGTCAGCAACGCGCGGTCAACCGCATTTGTGGAGTCGAAGGGGATGATGGTCCTGCCCGTCGCGGCCTTGAGAACTTCGGCGAAGGGAATGCCGTTCAAGGCGACTTCATCGCGCATCAGGGAACTGACCGCCGTCCCCGCGGCCTCGTGCGGATCCGCGGCAACCGCTGCCTGCGTCGCGACAGCCAACAGAAGAATTGCGGCAAGAGTGCTGCTCATGGAATGCGGACGACAGGTTAGCGCGGCATGGAGGCAATGCAATCCCTCGTGTCAGTAGCGGCCCTCGCCGATGTGAGTGGAGGGCTGGCAAGTTGCGATCCAACTTGACTCGCTGGGGAAATTTGCAAAGTTTGCAGCCAGCCGTAGGAGACGGATCAAGAGCAGACCTGTGCGCATCTTTTATCAAATCTCTGATCTCGTGCGCATAAGTGTCCTTGTCGTTTCGTTGGTGACAACGGAGGTGGTGGGTCAGAGTTTGCTCGTGGACCAAGCCAGCGGGACGACCAGTGATGCCCTGGGACAGTATAGTCAGATTCCGGATAACCAAATCGCTCAATCCTTCACGCCATCCTTTTCGGCAGTGGGTTTCGTTCAGTTAGGTGTGGTGGTCCCCGCGTATCCGGGCAATGATCAAGTGACCTTCGCGGTGAATTTGCGGTCGGGAGCTTACAATGGTCCCATAATCAGCAGCACGGACCCCGTGATTCTGGTCAATCACTTTGGTCAATTTGGCACCTTCTACTTTCCGGCGAACATTCCGGTGACTCCCGGCCAGTTGTATTTTTTCGAACCAATCCTCCAGTCCACCGGGAGTCTGGATATCGGTGACAAATCCCCATCCAGTTATGCAGGCGGAGACGAGTGGAACAACGGGGTGCCGTCGGGAGGAGTCGCTGACTATTGGTTTCGTGAGGGTATTGTCGTGCCGGAGCCGTCCATCATTGCTTTGCTCGGTGTTGGCGCGGGATGGGTTCTCATTCGACGGAAGCGGAGAACGGACCGTCGAGTCGAAGCGGTACCGAACGGTTGGAACGAGCGCGTGGTACGGAATGGCGCTGGCAATCGTTGTTCTCAAAAGCGCCCGACACCTATTTGCCCGGTCGTTTCGCGGGGATTACCCATTGCTTGTTCCAGTAAAGCTCCCATAGCTTTTCCAAGCGGGTGAAAGAGGCGTGTCCATCGACGAAGCTGACGTTTATGCCGCCGGGAAGATCGTTTTTCGGGTTGAAGTTTTTTACCGCAGCCGAGAGCGAAGCGCCGTGCCGTGGGACGGTGAAGCGCGACATGTCTCCATTGCCAACGTAGTCATCCCCGGTAAACAGATTTCGAGCCGGTGGATTGTTCGTCTCCGGCCAGCCGTCCACCCACACCGAATCCTGGACCACCGGCGTTTGAACAGGCGATTGCACCGCTGCATCCTTCAGATAAAACCTCGAGTCGTTCTTGGGGTGAAAGGGGTCGTCACCGTTGTAAAACCATCCATTGAGCGCGTAGCTTCCCTGCCATTCCTTGCCCCGGGCGCCGTAGGCCCAGTACCAGGCGCGGTTGACGCGCCCGCTGCTCGGATTGTCCTTGCGCAGGCTGGCCTTCATCTCGGGCGCGGTGGGGCAGACCCGCGCGGCATTGATCGCCGCGTAATTCGTGGCCAGCAGCGACATCCACAAGTCTCCTCCCGGATCGGCGTACGTGAGGGACGCATTAAAGTCCGTCATATAAAGAAAAGTGGACAAACCCAGTTGCTTCAGATTGCTGACACACTTGATGGCGTGTGCCTGCGACTTTGCCCTCGCCAGGGCGGGTAGAAGCAGGGCCGCCAGAATCGCGATGATCGCGATGACGACCAGCAGTTCGATCAGGGTGAAGGCGCGGCGAAGCAATGAGCGGAATTTCATAAACAGTGCGTTGGGTCAGGTCCGAGAATGGATAGTCCAGATTCCATGAACGGTCAACCTCTACGGGCGAAGCGCCTTCTCAAATCAACGAAAGATGCCCGGGTTGGCGGGACCGGTGGTCAAGGCCGTCGCCATGCGCTGATTGGACCGTGACCGCGAAAATCGCAGTGGTCATGGTGCCGGCGAGAAGTCAGTCTTGGCTTTGGCGAACCCTCGTCGTATTCTCCCCGTTCAACCGTGAAAACTCATTCCTTCAATCCCCTCTGTCTCGCGCTGTTGATCGCGGGCTCCTGCCTGGCCGCCGGTCCGGAACCGTTTTCGCAGACGCATAAACCGGTCCTGCACGGACGTCATTGGGTCGCCATTACTGGCAAACCGCTCGGCGCCACTGCCGGCGCAAAGATGTTCGAGCGCGGTGGCAACGCCATCGACGCCGCCTGCGCCATGCTCGCCGTCGTGTGCACGATGTATGACGATTTGAGCTGGGGCGGTGAAACGCAGGCATTGATTTACAATCCGGGAACAAAAAAAATTGTCGGCATCGACGCGTTGGGAGTGGCGCCGACCGGCGCCACACCGGAATTCTTCCAGGAACTGCCGCAGGTCAGAACGAACAGGCTCCATTACCCGCCGGCGGAGGGTCCGCTCGCAGCGGTGACGCCGGGCACTCCCGGCGGTTTGATGGTGATGCTGGCGGAGTACGGGACGATGTCGCTGAAAGACGTGTTGCAA
Coding sequences within:
- a CDS encoding Lrp/AsnC family transcriptional regulator → MNLSALPTETSDPINARILAVSEDRLQGFQRDPLGEIARQSGVEMSVVIERIQAMLRSGTIRRVRQTLLATNLAQGALVAWQVPLDKLDAAFDFMFQKDPFSGHIVIRSTDAATPGSNYKLWTTLKVPQGFSLRRHCEFLSRQTGAEKFMLLPAKRLFALGVGHVRRRGMEPGSKADVPAEVIEVTTTTLNELEWRILTALKREFEAWEIGPDPWGGRAREAGVPLETFLEVAEDFNRRKVIGRFSTFLEHVKPLASGERVTRFNALFHWAVPAGREIETGREVGRHHIMTHAYWREGGPEFRNVNIMGVAHGTDKELVLAHKAAIDEHLKRCGIPVSYTNVFWGGRSEIKPSEISPFAYREWCRSVGLDPGLMKG
- a CDS encoding cytochrome c, yielding MKCFLKLVPIAIVLLIAAGGSRAVLNEAQEAPKSGTNVWMAPARAARKQNPTPADEKSIARGKELFTVGCLPCHGPSGRGDGPAAASLERKPGNLSDSKMWQQTDGAIFWKMSAGNAPMPAFQEAFSEEQRWDIVNYVRTLAPKETNNKHTAQSGGNP
- a CDS encoding prepilin-type N-terminal cleavage/methylation domain-containing protein; amino-acid sequence: MKFRSLLRRAFTLIELLVVIAIIAILAALLLPALARAKSQAHAIKCVSNLKQLGLSTFLYMTDFNASLTYADPGGDLWMSLLATNYAAINAARVCPTAPEMKASLRKDNPSSGRVNRAWYWAYGARGKEWQGSYALNGWFYNGDDPFHPKNDSRFYLKDAAVQSPVQTPVVQDSVWVDGWPETNNPPARNLFTGDDYVGNGDMSRFTVPRHGASLSAAVKNFNPKNDLPGGINVSFVDGHASFTRLEKLWELYWNKQWVIPAKRPGK